From Paenarthrobacter sp. A20:
GCACCGCCCTGGCCGGCGATGCCGAACAGGTCCCGCGTCCGCGCCTTGGCCGCATGCGTCTTTCCACCGGAGAACTGATTGATCTTGACCAGTCGTTGATCATCGGCCGGCAGCCCTCCGTTTCCCGTGTCCAAGGCGGCACCATGCCCAGGCTGGTGCAGGTGGAGAGTCCCGGAGGGGACATCTCCCGCTCTCACGTGGAGGTCAGGTTGGAGGGTTGGCACGTCATGCTGTGCGACCTGAAGGCAACCAACGGAACCGTGTTGATCAGGGAAGGCCAGGCACCCCGCCGGCTGGCCCAAAACGAAATGGCCATCCTGCTGGACGGCGACATCGCCGAACTGGGTGACGACATTTCATTGCGTTTCGAGGAGATTCTTTGAGTTCCAAGAGGCCCCCCGCGCCGCCTCCACCCATTCCGGGGTTCCAGTACGTCAGCCTGCTCGGCTCCGGTGGTTTCTCGGATGTGTACCTGTACGAACAAGACAGGCCCCGCCGTAAAGTGGCCGTCAAAGTGCTGCTCTCAGACCTGAAGACCGAGGGCGCACGCCGACGCTTCGAGTCCGAGGCGAACCTGATGGCCCAGTTGTCGTCGCATCCGTACATCGTGACGATCTTCGAGGCCGAGATCACGGAGAACGGCCACTCCTACCTCGCCATGGAGTACTGCTCCAGGCCGAGCCTCGATGTCCGGTACCGCCGTCAGCGCTTCAGCGTGGACGAGGTCCTGGCCGTCGGCATCCAGGTGGCGTCCGCCGTCGAGACCGCGCACCGGGCCGGGATCGTCCACCGGGACATCAAACCGGCCAACATCCTGGTAACCGACTACAACCGGCCTGCCCTGACGGACTTTGGTATCTCCGGCACCATCGGCGCGGATACCGAGGACGACGCCGGCATGTCCATTCCGTGGTCACCGCCGGAGCAGTTCCGTGGTGGCGCCGTGGACGGTGTTCCCGTGGACATCTGGGCGCTGGGCGCCACCCTCTACACGCTCCTGGCCGGTCGCTCGCCGTTCGTTTTGCCAGGACAGGACAACTCACAGCGCGAACTGATTTCGCGCATCACCAACTCATCCCTGCCCAGGCTGGGCCGTGCTGACGTGCCCGAGTCGCTGGAACTCGTCCTGGCCACGGCCATGGCGAAGGCTCCGGAGTCCCGTTATTCGTCGGCGCACGCCTTTGCCCTGGCGTTGCAGCGCATCCAGACAGAGCTGAACCTGTCAGTAACGCCCTTCGAAGTGCTTGAAGAACCGGGCCACGTCGATGAGCATCCGGATGACAATTTCGAGGAAACCCGGGTCCGGAGCATCGCGTCCATCGATCCGGACGCATCAGGAACTGCCACCACAGGATCTGCGCCAACCTTCCCGGCGCGGACCTTCCCCTCCACTGTTCCCGGCGCTACCCGGTCTCCCGCCCATCCTGCCGACGCGCCGCAAACGGTCCCGGCAACCCCGGCCCACGCACAGCAAACCCCGCCGCAATTCCACGCGCCCGTCCGGGACCACAGCCCCGTGGAGGAACCCGCGGTGGCAGAGTCCACTGTCCTGCGCGGCTGGCAAACACCGCCGGACCAGCCGGACGTCGACGCAACCGTCAGCCGCTCCGCGGCGTCCGCAGGGGCGTCGACGACGGAAGACGACGCCTCACCAGCGGACCACAGCAAACGCAACCTGTGGCTCGCCGCGACGGGAGCTGCGGTCCTGGTGGTCGCCGTCGTGGTTGGCATGGTTCTCGGTTCCTCGGCCCAGCCGAAAGTGGCCCCGACTGAAACGGCGAGCAAGCCCCCGGCCGACGCTTTGGACAGCGGCAGCGTCCCTGATGTCGAAGCCCTGGCCGCAGCGCGCGACACGACGGATCCGAACATCATCGTCTTCTCCTGGAAGAATCCGCAGCCAAAAGAGGGCGATACCTACAGATGGCGCACCAAGTCGGCCAAAGCTGACGGCGCCTACGAAACGACGCGGACCGAGAAGGCTTTCGTCTCCGGATTCGGTGAGCCGCCCATTTGCGTCCAGGTGATCATTGTCCGGGCTGACGGCAGCGCATCGCCTGAGGGACCGGCCTCGATCGCCTGCCTGGACGGGTAGCCGGCACATGAAACTTGTTTACTGCCGACTGAGGAGGCACAGATCATGGGGGATCTAGCAATAGATTTCTGTGGGGAATGGTACGAACCATCCGACGAGGACATCTTCGACATCGGCCGTGAAGGTGACCTGGAGGTGGACGACAACCCCTACCTGCACCGACGCTTCCTGCAGATTGCCCGCTACGACGGTATGTGGTGGCTCAGCAACGTGGGCAGCATGCTCTCTGCCACCATTGCGGACGGTTCCGGCGGGATGCAGGCCTGGCTTGCGCCCGGTGCGCGGATCCCGCTGGTGTTCAGCCATACCAACGTCATTTTCACCGCCGGCCCCACCACCTACGAGTTCGCTGTCCATTTGAAGACGCCCTCCTTCAGGCACGAGGCCCGTGACGAGGACCAAGCGGGGGACACCACCATCGGCCCCGTGGTGTTCACCGACTCGCAGAAGGCCCTCATCGTTGCCTTGGCTGAACCGATGCTGCGACGCGAAGGCACGGGCTTCAGCGCCATACCTTCCTCTGCGGAGGCTGCGAAGCGGCTCGGCTGGGCGTTGACCCGTTTCAACCGCAAGCTGGACAACGTGTGCGACAAACTGGACCGCGTCGGCGTCGTTGGGCTGCGAGGTGGTGCAGGGAAGCTCGCCACGAATCGCCGCGCACGCTTGGTGGAGCATGCCGTGACATCGCACCTGGTGACACCGGCCGACCTGCACCTCCTTGAAAAAATGACTGGAGTCGACGAAGGATGAAGTTTCGCCTGACCTTGCGGCGCGACCCTGCGGAAGCAAAGGACCTCGCCGTAACGGTGGATGGTCGTGCCACGGTTGCTGATATTGCCACGGAGCTTTGGGCTGCGGACCCCGTACGCAAGGGGACCGAGCCGCCGTCGAACCTGTCCATCAGCGTGGACGAAGCGTTTGTTGGCGGAGGCCTGTCCGGCCACGTCCTGAGGCCCACCGACAACCTGCTTGAGTCCGGGCTGCGGCCCGGTTCCAAGGTTTCGCTCGCGCAGGTGAGCGAGCAGTTCGCATCGAACGGACACGCGGCCGGCACCAACAGGGGACCGGCAGCGGCGACGTTGCGCGTGATGTCAGGGCCCGACGTCGGACGCGAATTTTCGCTGCCTTTCGGCACCAGCTACATCGGCCGGGACCGCGACGCCGACATCCGTCTCTCCGACCCACTGACCTCCAAGCGCCATGCGCGCGTCACAGTGGGCGAAACAGTGGAGATCGTGGATACGAACTCCGCCAACGGCCTCCTCATGGACGGCCTGCCCGTCACGCGGGCAACGCTGCAATCCTCGGACACTGTGACCCTGGGCGACACCACTGTGGGAGTGGTTGCCTTGTCGCGGAACCACAGCGGCGGCCCGTCGTCGCCATTGGTGGACTTCAACCGGTCACCGCGTGTCCTGCCGAGGTTCGAGTCTCCCAAACGCGTGCCGCCTGCCGGTCCCAAGCGACCTGAGCACCAGCCGTTCCCGTACATCATGCTGGTGGCGCCGCTCCTGATGGGCGGCGTGCTCTTCGCCGTGACCCAAAACCTGCTCTCGGTCCTCTTTATGGCCATGATGCCGCTGTTCATCGTGGGCCATTATGTGGACCACAAGATGCAGAGCAAGCGCCAGGCAAAGGAAGGCCACAAGCAGTTCAAAGCGTCCATGCTGGCGTTCCGCGAGGACATCGACCGGCAGCAGAATATTGAGCGGGCCGTCAGGCTGCAGGAAGCACCTTCCGTGAGCGACACCGTCGACGCGATCTACAAGCTTGGTCCGCTCCTGTGGACCAACCGGCCTGAGCACCAGCACTTCCTGGGTGTCCGGTTCGGGCTGGGCTCCGCGCCGTCGCGGATTCCTTTTGACGAGCCTGGCGCCAACGAGACCGAACCCCAATACATGAGGGAAATCCAGGACTGCCTGCGGGAGGTCCGCGTCATCGGCGGCGTACCGATCGTCTCGCAGTTGCGGACCTCGGGTTCGTTCGGCGTGGCAGGGGACCGCAGCGTGGTGGACGACGTTGCCCGGGGCATGGTGCTCCAGTTGGTAGGCCTCCACTCGCCGGCCGAGGTTGTCCTGACGTCTCTGACCTCTGCCCGTTCCCGTGAACGCTGGGACTGGCTGCAGTGGCTCCCGCACGTCGGTTCAGGCCACAGTCCGCTGTCCGGCGACCACCTCGCCGCAGGTCCCGGAGCCGGTGCCGCGCTGCTGTCCCGCCTCGAAAACCTGGTGGAAGAGCGCGAATCCATGGCGAAGGAGCCAGGCCCGCAGCCGCGGCCCGGACTCAAGGACGAGCACGAAGAAATCCCCGGCCCCGTGGTTCCGGCTGTCTTGGTGATCGTCGAGGACGATGCTCCCGTGGACCGCGGACGCCTCACGCGCTTGGTGGAACGCGGACCCGACTACGGCGTTCACGTTATGTGGGTTGCCGCCAACGTGCAGTCCCTCCCGGCGGCATGCCGTGATTTCCTCTCCGTCGACGGCGAACACGGCACCACCACAGGCCAGGTCCGTCTGGGCCGCCACACTTACCCGGTGAGCTGCGAAAGCCTCGATGCGGACCTGGCCACGCAACTGGCGCGCATGATGTCGCCGCTGGTGGACGTCGGAAACCCGCTCGACGATGACTCCGACCTCCCGCGGGCCGTCTCCTATGCCACCTTGATCGGCAAGGAGCTCATGGACAATCCGCAGGCTGTGGCGGAGCGCTGGCAGGAGAACAACTCCGTCCACGCAACAGCGGTACCCAACCGCAAGGACAACGGCAGCCTCCGTGCCTTGGTGGGTTCCAAAGGCGTGGAGCCGTTCTACCTGGATCTCAAGAACGAGGGACCGCATGCGCTGGTGGGCGGAACCACCGGTGCCGGCAAATCCGAGTTCCTCCAGTCCTGGGTGATGGGCATGGCCGCGGCGTACAGCCCGGACCGGGTCAGCTTCCTGTTCGTGGACTACAAGGGCGGCGCGGCCTTCGCTGACTGCCTGCACCTGCCGCACACCGTGGGCTTGGTGACGGACTTGTCCCCGCACCTGGTCCGCCGGGCCCTGACCTCCCTGCGCGCGGAACTGCACTACCGTGAACGGCTCCTGAACCGTAAAAAGGCCAAGGACCTGCTGGCGCTCCAACGTGAAGCCGATCCTGAGGCGCCGCCCTACCTGATCATCATCGTGGACGAATTTGCGGCCTTGGCTACCGAGGTTCCCGAGTTCGTCGACGGCGTGGTGGACGTCGCTGCCCGTGGCCGTTCATTGGGCCTGCACCTGATCCTGGCCACCCAGCGCCCTGCCGGTGTCATCAAGGACAACTTGCGTGCCAACACCAACCTCCGCGTCGCGCTCCGGATGGCCGATGAAGTGGACGCAACCGACATCCTGGGCGTGCCCACCGCGGCCTACTTTGACCCCTCCATCCCGGGCCGCGGCGCCGCGAAGACCGGACCAGGGCGCATCCAGGGATTCCAAACCGGTTACGCCGGCGGCTGGACCACGGACAAGCCGCAGCGTCCCCGGATCGACATCGTGGAGATGGCCTTCGGCTCCGGTCCTACCTGGGAACCGCCGCTGGTGGCCCAAGTTGAGGAAGAGCCGGCGGGACCGAACGACATTGCCCGGATGACCGGAAACATCATCCGCGCAGCCGACGTCCTGTCCATCGAGCCTCCCCGAAAGCCGTGGCTCAACGAGCTCGCGACCACCTACGACTTCTCCAAGCTCCCCAACCCGCGGACGGACGAGCGGCTCTTGCTCGGTGTCGCCGACGATCCCGCGCACCAGGACCAGCCCACCGTGTTCTATGAACCGGACAAGGACGGCAACATGGCCGTTTACGGTACGGGTGGATCCGGAAAGTCGGCGGCGTTGCGCAGCATCGCCATCGCCGCGGCGGTCACGCCCCGCGGTGGTCCCGTGCACGTGTATGGCATCGACTGCGGGTCATCAGGCCTGAAGATGCTGGACGGCCTTCCGCACGTTGGCGAAATCATCAACGGCGACGACGTCGAACGCGTGGGCCGCTTGCTGCGCTGGCTCAAGGAAGTAGCCGACGACCGGGCAGCCCGGTTCGCGGAGGTACGGGCCTCCACGATTGTCGAATACCGTCAGCTGGCCAACCGGCCGGAAGAGAAGCGCATCTTCATCCTGGTGGACGGCATGTCCTCCTTCCGCGAAGGGTACGAGTACAGCAAGCTGTCCGCGCTGTGGGACATCTTCCTGACCTTGGCCACTGACGGCCGTCCCCTGGGTATCCACCTGGTAGTGAGTGGTGACCGCACCAACTCCGTTCCGGCGTCGCTCCTTGCTTCCATCCAGAAGCGGTTGGTCCTGCGCCTCAGCTCCGAAGACGACTACATGACCCTCGACGTCCCCAAGGATGTCCTCAACGCCGCTTCGCCTCCCGGGCGTGGCTTGCTGGATGGTCTCGAAGTCCAGTTGGCCGTGCTGGGCGGCAACTCGAACCTGGCCCTGCAGGCACGCGAAGTGGCCAAGCTCAGCCAGGCGATGCTCAGGCAGGGACTCGAGCAGGCACCGCAGATCCAGCGCCTTCCGGAACTGGTGGACCTGGATATCCTGCCCGCCGGCGCTCCGGACAACCCCGTCATTGGTGTCGACGACGAGACGCTGGGTTCGGCGGCCATCGCCGCCAAGGGGTCGCTCCTCCTGGCCGGCCCTCCGGGTGCCGGACGCACGGTCGCGTTGGTTACCCTGGCTTACGCCTTGCGGCGCTCCAACCCACGGACGGACCTCATCTACATCGGCTCACGCCGCTCCGCTGTTGCTTCATTGAACATCTGGAGCCGCTCGCTCGTGGGGCCGGACGAGGTCTCGGACGTCGTGGACGACCTGATCGACAAGGCCTCGGACAACCCCGGCAGCATGGCCATCTTCATTGAGGGCCTGACGGAGTTCACGGACACGTTGGCGGAATCCGGTGTCGGGCGCCTGGTCACGGCGGCCATCAAGGCCGACCAGTGGGTGGTGGGCGAGTCCGAAACGTCCACGTGGTCCCAAGCCTGGTCCCTGGCCCAGCCGTTCAAATCCGGACGCCGTGGACTGCTGCTCAACCCCGGGGACGTGGAGGGCGACAGCCTCCTCAACACCTCCTTGGGCCGCATCAGCACGGACTTCATTCCCGGCCGTGGCTACATCGTTGGACGTGGAAAGGTACGTAAGCTCCAAATCGCCATGCCGCCGGAAAACCGGAGCTAGGATTTGCCGCAGCGCAGGGGGATGTAGGAGGATTTCACGAAACACCCCCAAACCGGGACGCCCCAACGCCCCAACTGAGGTTACTTTCATGCGACACTCCGTTGTCCCTGCCGTTCTGTTGGCTGCCGGCTTGCTCCTGGCACCCGCTGCCGCCGCGCACGCTGCTCCCTGCGACGGGAAGTTTTCCTGCGCTCCCAGCGAAGGGGCCGACGACCCGTCGCCGACGCAGCCTGCGCTGGCCCCGGAAGCGGACAAGAAGCCGACGCCGAAGCCGGAACCAACCCGGGTGCGGGAAACTCAGAATG
This genomic window contains:
- a CDS encoding serine/threonine-protein kinase, with product MSSKRPPAPPPPIPGFQYVSLLGSGGFSDVYLYEQDRPRRKVAVKVLLSDLKTEGARRRFESEANLMAQLSSHPYIVTIFEAEITENGHSYLAMEYCSRPSLDVRYRRQRFSVDEVLAVGIQVASAVETAHRAGIVHRDIKPANILVTDYNRPALTDFGISGTIGADTEDDAGMSIPWSPPEQFRGGAVDGVPVDIWALGATLYTLLAGRSPFVLPGQDNSQRELISRITNSSLPRLGRADVPESLELVLATAMAKAPESRYSSAHAFALALQRIQTELNLSVTPFEVLEEPGHVDEHPDDNFEETRVRSIASIDPDASGTATTGSAPTFPARTFPSTVPGATRSPAHPADAPQTVPATPAHAQQTPPQFHAPVRDHSPVEEPAVAESTVLRGWQTPPDQPDVDATVSRSAASAGASTTEDDASPADHSKRNLWLAATGAAVLVVAVVVGMVLGSSAQPKVAPTETASKPPADALDSGSVPDVEALAAARDTTDPNIIVFSWKNPQPKEGDTYRWRTKSAKADGAYETTRTEKAFVSGFGEPPICVQVIIVRADGSASPEGPASIACLDG
- a CDS encoding FtsK/SpoIIIE domain-containing protein, encoding MKFRLTLRRDPAEAKDLAVTVDGRATVADIATELWAADPVRKGTEPPSNLSISVDEAFVGGGLSGHVLRPTDNLLESGLRPGSKVSLAQVSEQFASNGHAAGTNRGPAAATLRVMSGPDVGREFSLPFGTSYIGRDRDADIRLSDPLTSKRHARVTVGETVEIVDTNSANGLLMDGLPVTRATLQSSDTVTLGDTTVGVVALSRNHSGGPSSPLVDFNRSPRVLPRFESPKRVPPAGPKRPEHQPFPYIMLVAPLLMGGVLFAVTQNLLSVLFMAMMPLFIVGHYVDHKMQSKRQAKEGHKQFKASMLAFREDIDRQQNIERAVRLQEAPSVSDTVDAIYKLGPLLWTNRPEHQHFLGVRFGLGSAPSRIPFDEPGANETEPQYMREIQDCLREVRVIGGVPIVSQLRTSGSFGVAGDRSVVDDVARGMVLQLVGLHSPAEVVLTSLTSARSRERWDWLQWLPHVGSGHSPLSGDHLAAGPGAGAALLSRLENLVEERESMAKEPGPQPRPGLKDEHEEIPGPVVPAVLVIVEDDAPVDRGRLTRLVERGPDYGVHVMWVAANVQSLPAACRDFLSVDGEHGTTTGQVRLGRHTYPVSCESLDADLATQLARMMSPLVDVGNPLDDDSDLPRAVSYATLIGKELMDNPQAVAERWQENNSVHATAVPNRKDNGSLRALVGSKGVEPFYLDLKNEGPHALVGGTTGAGKSEFLQSWVMGMAAAYSPDRVSFLFVDYKGGAAFADCLHLPHTVGLVTDLSPHLVRRALTSLRAELHYRERLLNRKKAKDLLALQREADPEAPPYLIIIVDEFAALATEVPEFVDGVVDVAARGRSLGLHLILATQRPAGVIKDNLRANTNLRVALRMADEVDATDILGVPTAAYFDPSIPGRGAAKTGPGRIQGFQTGYAGGWTTDKPQRPRIDIVEMAFGSGPTWEPPLVAQVEEEPAGPNDIARMTGNIIRAADVLSIEPPRKPWLNELATTYDFSKLPNPRTDERLLLGVADDPAHQDQPTVFYEPDKDGNMAVYGTGGSGKSAALRSIAIAAAVTPRGGPVHVYGIDCGSSGLKMLDGLPHVGEIINGDDVERVGRLLRWLKEVADDRAARFAEVRASTIVEYRQLANRPEEKRIFILVDGMSSFREGYEYSKLSALWDIFLTLATDGRPLGIHLVVSGDRTNSVPASLLASIQKRLVLRLSSEDDYMTLDVPKDVLNAASPPGRGLLDGLEVQLAVLGGNSNLALQAREVAKLSQAMLRQGLEQAPQIQRLPELVDLDILPAGAPDNPVIGVDDETLGSAAIAAKGSLLLAGPPGAGRTVALVTLAYALRRSNPRTDLIYIGSRRSAVASLNIWSRSLVGPDEVSDVVDDLIDKASDNPGSMAIFIEGLTEFTDTLAESGVGRLVTAAIKADQWVVGESETSTWSQAWSLAQPFKSGRRGLLLNPGDVEGDSLLNTSLGRISTDFIPGRGYIVGRGKVRKLQIAMPPENRS